The genomic DNA ACCTCTGTTTAGTAATGCCTGGAACTGATATACAACGTCCAGTTTTTATTGATCCATCTCTGTTCTATTAGACCCCTCATGAGGGGAAAGTTAGATTTTGGTTAATGAAGCAGAAGTCGCGAGGTGCGCACACAGAGAGGAGGGAACAGGGACGGGAGGGGGAGTGGTGATGAAGTGTGGCGGCTGGGGGAGGGGTGGAGAAAACCGCGGGGTCTCTGAGAGGAGGCGGTGGGGGTTCATGGGGGGGTCTGAGTCATGACCTAAATTCTCCTGTCTGGAAGAGTCCCTTCCTATTTTTCTGGTTCTCCACCATTTCAGACGcatacagataaacacacaccttACTGGCAAACATCTGCACATTTGGCCCACGTGTACCATGGCCATTTACCATTATGCCAACAAGGGAAATGCTGCATGTCTAAAACAAATCAAcgcaataaataaatgaaacatcTCTGCCAATTGACACCAACGGTTATATCTGCAAATGTTTTTACACCTCTCTGTCCTCTTAGCGATTCTTGGCTTGGACTGAGCCCACACATGCACCGCTACACTATCTTGCCCCTGCTGggtgacaggtgtgtgtgtgtttgtgtcccaggGTGGGGGGAGTGTGTCTAGCTAGAACATTTACTTGGACAGAGGGCAGGACATTATTATGGTGAGACTGCAAAGGAGGGAAGGGAGCTGGTAGCCGACGGTagaaaacaaatatttgtaAACACTTCCTCTGACGTCTGAGCATTTCCCAATGCATGCATGAAACGCACACgggcaaaaaaagaaagagaaatataCAGCCTGGTACCATTATAAAAATGTACTAGTCTACTGCAATGAATGTGAATCCATTCCATCTACTGCAGTGGGATTCACATTCATTGCAGAATGCTCAAGAATGCTACCAGGGCTACTGCTACACGCTGAACGCACAAAGAGACGCTTACTATGTAGAAAAACCCAAAAAGGGATTCATCACAAAGACCCCCTCTGAAAAAGTGATTCTGGAAATATACAAGTAGGCCTACACAAAGAGTAATTTGAGTATAGGACACTGGCATACCCGAGGCCTACTAAGCACAAGCATGGTCGCACACACAATACAATTCATTCAGTGATTCATtcattctccctccctctccctttctttcccctcactccctcctcttctctctccctctggccGCAGTTGGAGGAGTAAGAGGTGAGGGGGAGGGGTAGCAAACGATGATAATGCAGCAAGCAGCGGTACTCCACCCAGACGCAGCTAGACACAAACACGGTTATTCAGTTCCTTCTTGACGGCTGCGACAACACCAATACGCGCTGAACATAAAAGGGAAACTGCACACACATAACTGCTCCACACCCAAACCTCAGATATCTTCCGCCACAGttcacacatttcaaaaacaCATTCCAAAATAGAAAACACATGAGCACTAGGCCTAACCTTGCATTATGAAGTCTGTGAGcctgtcttcctctctctctcgccttgCTCTCCCTCTATcgctctttttttctccctctctctctctctctctgtcagcctgCTCTTGGCTGGCTGGATCCCAGCTGTCATCCACGCCCAGCCCCTCCCCCATGGCCAGCCTCCAATCACAGGCAGCTCCATTGAAGGCCAGCCAACCAGCACTAACCTCATTAGCATAGCCGAGGCTGAGGCCGAGGGCGGTTTGGGCTGTTGTCgtttttttaaagagacagcTGGCCTGTTTCCCTGTAGCTGCGGCCACGACCCTTCACCTTGTCCTCTCCCTCTAACCCGTCTCCAGAGACTCACCCAGACCGTTCCCTCCATTTTAGCACACCATTATGTCTGATCTCCATCGTCTACTCTTCACTGTACAACAGCTCAAAATACTGTCTCTTCTAGAAATCTGCCCTTTACCATTCCTGCATATACTTGTAGCAACAGAAAACGTTAACTTACTTCCTGTTATCTTTAAAACTTCCCTCAGTACATTCCTTGCATAccaatttaacaaaaaaagaaacggcAACCTCCTCCACACTTAAGGCCAATTTATGCCTGCGTTAAATCGACGCCGTCTGTACCTACATAGGTAAGTGGAGATACTGACAGTAcaccggaccctacgccgtagcgtgacgtgcacctctcaaaaaattttAACTACAAGTTGCGGCGACGCAGACCGCAACAACTGTGATCGGTCCGCTTGGCCGtggctattctcttaaagagattgacgcacacaccaacgcacaagtataaacttcaggccacttacgtaggctatggcgaaagctctgcgtggagcctccgcagcaGCATAAATCCCACTTTAAACACACTGAGATGCAATAAGAAACACAATCAGGGCAACCACTCAGTTCACAGTACTACAAGGCAAAGGGCACCGCAGACAAGTATGTTAACCCATAGCCTTTCATCACCATAAAacaaaagaatttaaaaaaaaaacacacaatttgAAGTTGTAGGCCACAGTCAGTGATAAACAGTAAACTAATTACATATATCCTTGCAGATGtaaccaaagttaatattggagctAGTCTTAGTAAACATGGCTATTGTTAGCCTAGCCACCTCTTATGCCCACAGACTGTGCTTATACCATAAACAGTTTACTCATTCAAAGTAACGTTAGCCCATTTACGGTGTATAATAAATAACCATTATTTATGCCATACGTATATGCCTGGTTAATGTTCCGCGACGTGGAGTTTTATATGTAATGTGTGATCGCGTCTACTATTAAACAtggcaaaaatatgttttattatagtcTAAAGTATTGTTTTAGTTTGCTCTGAAGTTGTTGCAGCTAAATCTCTGTTATGGATTAGTCAGACTGTTAGTTAAGGCAAGCTCTAATATTAATTTAGGGTACATCAGcaacaatatataaaattacGTTACTGTCATTTCTAAAGCATCACACatatctagggctgcaactaaccattattttcatagtcgattaatctgttgacttttttctcaattaatcgataagttgtttggtctctaaaatgtcagaaaatggtgaaaaatgtggatcagtgtttcccaaaagcccaagatgacatcctgaAATGTCTGGTTttatccacaactcaaagatattcagtttactgtcacagaggagagaagaaactaaaaaatattcacatttaacaagctggaatcaaagaatttttacttttggcttaaaaaattactcaaaccgactaattgattatcaaaatagttggcaattaatttaagagttgacaactaatcgattaatctttgcagctctacacatATCCCAGCAACAGAACGGACGAGATAAACGTTTACATTCCTTTAATTTGGTTAACGTTAGTTGgctctagggctgcacaatataaggaaaataattaatcgcgattatttttgactgatattgcaattgctATTCACAATTCACGATATTGAAAGGAATTATAATTTGGTTGGCTCTATATTCCTGTCATAGATTAGTCTCACTAGCTAGAGTGGCTAAGCAAACAATAGTTAtgttagtattattatttttcattagTAGAGCAAAGCTTAAAGGGATTCTTTGCAGAATTTTAAAGCAAATCTGTGTCATCTTAGTGTGAGCAGTGGGTGCAGCTGAACGGTGTTTGGTCTCCCTAACGGATCTCTCCATGGAGCAGCGGAGGTATGGCGGATCTCGGCAGACCCCCGCTGCTCTGCTCCGTGGAGATTCCCTTTCCATCTGCACACATTGCCCACACTAAGATGACACAGAGTTGCTTTAAAATTCTGCAAAAAATCCCTTTAAGCGTCTGACTATATGGGTAGAATGGCCTGTGTATAATacaataaagttttatttaaatactttgtattaaaataacaaaatataccTCATTAATGCAAGCTCTTACTTTTACTTTGTATATGAGTATTTATTAAATCTCACCCTCACAAATGCGGTCAAGTCTCTGCCGCTTgacctgtttgtgtttgtccatCAGAGCCATAGACCACGCAGTCTGAACCTGGGACAGAGAAGAACAGATCCAAGTGCAATGGAGCCCCTTTAATGTTGTCCACTTAGTTTCACCTGCACAAAtcgaaaaaagaagagaaaaaaaatcacttcttAATATTGCCACATTTAAgaaagttatcaaaaaaagaatTGTGTTTTACAAATCAGCTactaactaataataatagtatatCCATGTGTAACTAATAAAACAGACATGATACCAAATAATCGAGGCAGAACAGCAACCACTCCCAAGTTAATAAAGATTAAGTTCATCAAATTCAACCCAGAGAAATTGGTTTAAGTGGATTATTTCTACAGTGACAGACTGCAGACTGTCACTCACCTGGAGAACAATGTCCGTTGTGCCAGTCAGATTGACAACTTAGTTTACACTGTAAACAAAGAAAAGGCATATTGATCTTAGATTGTGACATTGTCATACAGTATCACTACAGGTGTAATATACCTCAACGTTACCAATAATTGCAGGATTCTAACAAAGCAGTCAGTAAAATGTAGTATTATGTGCATCCCCTGGCGACAAGTGTGTTATGTAAAGGTAATTTGTGCTCCAACTCATTCAGGACTGGCTCATATGGCCTGATATTCAATCCCTTTACTTTTACAGTTAATTATTTCCCCCTATTTAACATTTTAGGTTATCGATCATAGTCTTCAACTTTGTGGTTAACTTTCTTTTCTCTTGCAATAACAGCACCACTCTCTTACACAGTGCATAGAAACAGTCAATACAGTATGAGTGGGTAATTTAATGACAACTTGTGAAAATATCAATGTCTCGGGAGCCCCTCGTTAGCAGCCAAGTTACcgttaactagctagcttgTGGTGCTAGCTAACCCGTTTCTCAACTATCGAGAATAACCGGGATAGTGAATGGTGGATAATATGTAGCTATATGTTCCATGCAAGAACGATGTTGTTTAGCCTTTGCTAGGTGGCAAGTCTATTACAATCAGTTTGCTCGATCTTGCATAAACTTTTGAATAGCGGTCCGGGCTAAAGCTAACTAAATACATAgcacggtagctagctagccgatgTTGGCTAGCTAAcccaaacacaaacatttaaagactttaagtaacgttagctaacatggAAATGAAAACTACAAATTCCTGTTAACTCTCGAATATATACAACATGTGGTGTTATTTAGCTGCAATGAAGTTGTGAAGCGTGTCAATAAACAAAATCcatagctaacgttacgtttatGAGGCGTTTGCAgcattgctaacgttagctagccagCGCCGTTAACTAGCGTGCCGCCTCTGTGTGGGAGATGCAGGGGGAGCCCATTTCGTCCGGATTGTTATCAGCGAGAGGCGCTACAATGTGAAATATCTGACCCAGAAGCTAAACAATTGATTATTTCTACAGGGAAATGTGAGCCGTCCATATGACTGAATCCAAGCAGGACTACTTTGAAACCAAGTAACTGAATCTTGCAAAAATTGACAGTTATTTACCCCGGATAAACTCTTTCAAGAGTGCTGAGGCAGTGTGCGTGCGTCGGTGGTGTTCCCTCTCTCCCGATCGCCATGAAATTACACAAAAGAGGAAGTGGATTGTTGGTGGGGGGGTCAGACAGTCTGTGTAAAAGCATCGGTGGACTGGAAGGAGCGCCCTCACCTTCCACGGCGGAACGgcaaactttatttaaaacattgTTTAGTGCTCTAACGTTAGACGCTTTAGTGCAACATGCCTTCTTATACAAtcataaaactaaaaaaaaaactttttggtgtagtttcaGTTGTTGAATGTTTTAAAAGATCCAACCACGTAACGCTATTTGTCTCAAAGTGATACGTCATTGTCTATCTGTTATAGCTAGCTATATTCAGGTTTTGTGAAACTTTGCCCCAGAACAGAAAATGAAGCTATGCCTATAAGTGCTGTTCGTAAAGTCAGATTCTATGAAACATCAGTATTATACTGAAATCAGCCACTAGGTGTCACAATAGCGTTCTCTTGACCCCTGGTATGCTCTTTTATTTGACTACAAGCAGGGTACATTTGTGAACGGAAGACAAGACACTTTCTGggagaaacaaaaaataaataaaatatcattctCTATTAAACTTTATTTGTACATAAATTGTGCAACAGGAATATTTCCATCTGAAAACACATGAAAAATCATTTCTGAAAGGCCACCAAATCATCTGCATCACTACCGCCTTTGTCACATACACTCAGCATTGGTTTGAGTGTGTACTCACTCTAACCACTCTAGAGTATGGTACATTACATTTTGCCATAAGGAGTCCAGTTTTAGCATCAATTCCGCTATTCAGTTGAATATTATAGTGCATGTGCAACCTGTTCAAAAATATATGAATCAGCGCAAATGGAGAATGCAAAAATGTCTGCCTGTGAAAAGAAGACCAGAGCACCAAGAACTCTGTATTTTAAACTTAAGGCATGGTTAGTTTACAGTATCATCAGTATTATTGTTGACTAGGTTTGTTTATGTTCAAGCAATTGAGAAtactagaaaaaaagaaaacagaaagggGGAGCTGTCCTTTCTGCCATAACAAGAACATTTCCCTTTGAGGACGTAGAATTATTCCAAAAACGGACAAGCTGAATCAATGACAGAACAGCAGTTAAAGTAGACTTGTCTTTCGGGTCTGTGAGGGATTTAAGCAACAGCAGTGAAATCCTGGGATTTGTTCAGTTAAACATACATGAGAGTATTTATATATAGATCAGTATTCTTATGTTACTTGGGCTGCTCAATTATTTTTGACCAGTGTGCACCTTTAACAGCTCACATACAGTCATGTCCAAATTCAGGGACCCAAATACAAGTAGACTACACTAGTACTGATTGGGCAATGAGGAATACCTCTATTATTACAACCTCTATTGCATTAAATCTATTGGCTTTTCATGTATAATCAATTCAATTATGaagaaatattaaaacattcTGCTTACTCCAGTATACAATGTTATTTGAAAAGGATATGGATATCAAGATCCATACCAATGGTTAACGCAAATTAAGAATTATCAATATGAAATAACCAAAATTCTGTGTGCATTAAGACTAGCTTATTTGTTCATGCACATTTCCCTATGGAGTGTTGAGTAGGCAGGCACTGTAacatttttgtgaaatgttgAATAGTGAACTAGCACAAATGTTACAATCATAAAATTGTAATTTGATATTAGCTTCTAATTGCTTGGTTCTTGATTATAAACTCTGGATATGTGCCTTAGGAGGGCAGCAGGTTCCCAAGGACTCTGCCAGAAGAGCGCACAAAGCCTACAGGTGTGCTTAACATAGTTATGAATGCAGTAATCACACTTCGAGCATCAAGGAGTGGTCAGTTTTCTTCTATAAGGTTCAAGTCCAGTTCTGTGCAGTCTCTTTCAAAAATAACCTTTTGCCCTTCATCTATTGTAgtcctttttcttttatcttcttgctcctcttcttcttcttcttcactttcACTTAGTGGCCCAATGCTGGCTCGTCCCAGGAACTCTGCAGGGGAAAAGGCAGAGCGCTGCTCTGCCTGGGAAGACGCTGGAACTATGGAGCCACCTTTACCACACATTAGGCTCTCGTGATTACCAATCTACACAGGAGAAAGAAGAGTCATGATTATCATGTCACAATTTCTTCCAAACctaaaaaaggtaataaaataTAGGCAGTGCATGgactgatgacatcactggcAATGCCAGGAAGTCTGTATGGATGGCAGTGCCTGTTGCTTTGGTTAAGTATAGAGTAACTGATAGAGTTGAGGGGCTCGGCTGACATGTGCGACCTGACCGACACAAGCAAAGAACCAACCTGAACAGCATCAACTCTGGAAACTACAGACACTTAAATTATGTAATTTACATAATGGTATTTAATACCAGTAAATATGAAACAGAATACCTAACAGTAGTCAGCAACAGTTACTATCAAAAGAGCCATTTTTGGCCCAACGAAATCTGTCTGGAGccacaaaacacatttcattgttaaaggccctgaacacccaGACAGGTGTTTATAGGTAATGTGGCTGATTGGACATTTTCCAGGACTTTGTGGGTGTGGTTAAACagattgacatcttcctgagtccaCTGTTTGTGTTGTTGCACCTGTTACGGTGGGACAAATGACACCTTTGTCATTCTTATTTATAGAAAGAATTTGTGACCCAATGGCACTTatccactgctagtaccagctctactcggccgcggtgccccgtACTCCTTTCTCCATTGCCTCATGAAACTGCCGTGACCCAACGCCGCAGGAAACGGCCGtgacccaacacacacacagaacgtcaaaGGTGTGTTGTTTGAGTCTTGACATGTGGCTGTCTttccacagccagaagacatttttttccaaatgaaaaaagccataataagTTATAATAAGTTCCCAACGAAGCACGGGCCCACTTTCAACCTGAAAAGAGTAATCAACCAGAATAACTGAAatacacctgtgtgggtgtgcagAGGCTTTAACAGGCCAATTTACACTATCTTGGTGATATAATGTTAGCTTAAAATAAGTCAGAAGTTAATGAAAGGTCCCCACATGGTCAGAAATACTCTGAATTTAAGGATTTTGCCTGGAGAGCCTTTGTGAACTTATTCTCATATCGAGGCCAAAATTTAAGTTGTGATGGTTAGATTGGTTTGCTTTACTAAGCAGTTGCCACCAGCGAAACATGTGACAGGAGACAAATTATGAATGGGTCGAACTCTGGCTGGAACTGTGTTCAATAGAGTGCATTATAGCCAAGTGGTAATATGAAAATTGCAGCTGAAGACACGTGTAGCAACTTTTGTTGCCAGTTAGGTGAAATAACCTGCATCAAAAACACTGCCCAGAACCCAATCCTGACTGCACTGATGTGACAGACAGGTTTATGAAAACAAAATCTGGAGAAGCACTCACTAATTCTACTAACAAACATCAGTCTGAAATGAAGAGCGCTGATGGGGTGGGGGCCAAGTTTAGCTGTGCTGAGTTGTTGCCACAAGCCTATTATTGCCCTCTAAGATTCAGGACAGAAAACATGGGCACAAGTGAACCAAGGCCTGCTAATTACTTACAGATACCATTAACTATGTATCTCAAtcgctgcacaatatgaggagaTTGACAGAAACTACCTACCCTGACAGCCCATTGGACTTTCTTGCTCACCTGTGTCATCTTGCTGAAGTCAAGGCCTGGCCTGGGGCAGGGCAGAACATCTGGGTCATGGCGCCTCTTGAGGCGAGGTTTGCGCATGTCGCAGGGCTGCGAGTGGCATCGCGGCAGTGCTGGGTGCAGGTTGCGCCGAGAGGAGGATGGCGTGCTGCAGGCTGAAGTGGGAGATGGAGACAGGGCTGGGTGTTCCATGCCAGAACAGCCATATGTCAGAGCAGAAGCAGGGGAGGGCTGGGGGGGCAGATGCACCATGGAGGCACCCTGAATGTGCacaggggagagggagaagCGGCGCTGCAGCACTGAGTGAGACACCAGGGGGGCTGGTGAGGAGGAGCCAGAGGAAGGAGTAACAAAA from Perca fluviatilis chromosome 10, GENO_Pfluv_1.0, whole genome shotgun sequence includes the following:
- the LOC120567275 gene encoding protein FAM53C-like, with protein sequence MVTLITEQLRKQSLEEPYYKAFSFNVNVSLPAVGSSPTVSWGACRSTQETRSATQPSSKANLLDDSCGLDSPWPPSHSEELLQRPEVSFTNEAFQSSPPPPPPKRHCRSLSVPEDLSRCRSTWHPSASRVWTPVKRGGASSSSSGASSLPLCGPSSSLTSSSLHSSSSPTFFSLALSSDSPLPWSFSWDPCDKLKGACSASFVTPSSGSSSPAPLVSHSVLQRRFSLSPVHIQGASMVHLPPQPSPASALTYGCSGMEHPALSPSPTSACSTPSSSRRNLHPALPRCHSQPCDMRKPRLKRRHDPDVLPCPRPGLDFSKMTQIGNHESLMCGKGGSIVPASSQAEQRSAFSPAEFLGRASIGPLSESEEEEEEEQEDKRKRTTIDEGQKVIFERDCTELDLNLIEEN